The bacterium nucleotide sequence AAGCCGATGAATCCTTGGCGCATCTCCGGCTCTATATCCGGCTGGCCGCGCAATGGCAATGGCTCAGTGCCGGACAATATGAACACGTGGCGAAAATGGTTGATGAGGTTGGCAGGCTTTTAGGCGGCTGGAAGAAAGCATCGTCAGAATGATCTTTCCCCTTTTCCGGACAGTATTATGCTGCTCGGAAAAGGGGCAGGTTCAAAAGGACCGTGTGTTGCGCGGCGGCTCGTGGAACAATAATCAGAACAACGTGCGCTGCGCCAACCGCAACAGGAACAATCCCGGAAACAGGAACGACAATATCGGTTTTCGGGTTGTTCTGTCCCCACGTTTTTCATTCGCTGGCATTGTCCGGCGGAATACCATCTTCCGGATCGAGGCGAAAAATGGCGGAGCCTGTTCCTGGCTGTGCGGGCTTGTGCCGTACAGGCGAATATCAACTGTCCCGCCTCCTCGGCCTTGCGCCCTGAGGCGGGGCATTATTCCCTATGTTTACTCAACTATTGCAGTGGCAAAATCTGTTGCTTGCCTTTCACCGGGCGGCCAAAGGCAAGCGCGGCCAACCGGAAGTAGCGGAATTCGAATACCGCCTG carries:
- a CDS encoding SUMF1/EgtB/PvdO family nonheme iron enzyme, producing the protein MIFPLFRTVLCCSEKGQVQKDRVLRGGSWNNNQNNVRCANRNRNNPGNRNDNIGFRVVLSPRFSFAGIVRRNTIFRIEAKNGGACSWLCGLVPYRRISTVPPPRPCALRRGIIPYVYSTIAVAKSVACLSPGGQRQARPTGSSGIRIPPGGEPVISSAGACQFFLSTRPVSQFPDP